The Geobacter sp. sequence CACTCTTCCCAGCGGTCGAGCAGGCCGAGGCCGGCGACCTGGGGCTTGTAGTTGGAGTACTGGCCGCCGGGGATCTCGTGATGGTAGACCTCGGCGGTGCCGCTCTTCAGACCGGATTCAAAGGGAGAGTAGTATTCGCGGACCGTCTCCCAGTAGTTGGCCAGCTTCTGCAGACCGGCATAATCCAGGTCCGGGTCCCACTCGGTCCCCTTCAGGGCCGCGAGCAGTGCGTTCAGGTTGGGCTGGGCAGTGAGGCCCGAGATGGAGGAGAGCGATGCGTCGACGATGTCCACCCCGGCCTGGCAGGCCATCAGCAGGGTCGAGTTGCCGTTGCTGGAAGTGTCGTGGGTATGGAGGTGGACCGGGATGCCGATATTCTGCTTGAGCGCCGTGACCAGCTTGTAGGCTGCCATCGGCTTGAGGAGCCCGGCCATGTCCTTGATGGCCAGGATGTGGGCGCCCATCTGCTCCAGCTCCTTGGCCATGGCCACGTAGTATTCGAGCGGATACTTGTCCCGCTTCGGGTCGGTGATGTCGCCGGTGTAGCAGATGGCCGCCTCGCAGATCTTGCCGGTCTTGCGGACCGCCTCCATGGCCACGGCCATCCCCTTGGTCCAGTTGAGCGAATCGAAGACCCGGAAGATATCGACCCCGCTGGCCGCCGCCTCCTCGACAAAGCGGATGACCACGTTGTCGGGATAGTTGGTATAGCCGACGGCGTTGGAACCGCGGAGCAGCATCTGGAACAGGACATTGGGAATGGCCTCGGAGAGCTTGTGCAACCGCTGCCAGGGGCATTCCTTGAGGAAACGCATGGAGACGTCGAAGGTCGCTCCCCCCCAGCACTCCAGGGAGAAGATCCCCGACCCCAGATACGAGGTCGGCTCGGCGATCTTCAGGATGTCATAACTCCGCACCCTGGTGGCCAGGAGCGACTGGTGGGCATCGCGCATGGTAGTGTCGGTGATGAGGAGCTTCTTCTGCTCCAGTATCCACTTGGAGAGCCCGTCGGCGCCGAGCTTCATGAACAGGTCACGGGAACCGGCGGGACGCGGCTTGGTATAATCGATCTCGGGGATGATGGCCTCGACCAGTTCGGCCGACTTGAGCGGCTTGATGACACCGGGAGAGCCATTGACGATGACGTCGCCCAAAAAGCTCAGGATCTTGGTGGCGCGGTCCTTTTTCTCGTGGATCGCAAGCAGCTCGGGATGCTTCTCGATGAAGGAGGTGTCGCATTTCCCCTTGAGGAAGACCGGATGGGTCACCACGTTCTCCAGGAACGGGATGTTGGTCTTGACGCCGCGAACCCGGAACTCCTGGAGGGAGCGGTTCATGACATGGGCAGCATTTTCAAAGGTCAGGCCCCAGGCGGTCACCTTGACCAGCAGCGAATCGTAGTGGGGGGTGATCTTGGAGCCGGTGAAGGCATTCCCGGCATCGAGCCGCACCCCGAAGCCGGCAGCCGAACGGTAGGTCGTCAGGGTGCCGAAATCGGGCGCGAAGTTGTTCATCGGGTCCTCGGTGGTGATCCGGCACTGGATCGCATACCCCCGCATGTCGATGGCAGCCTGGTTCGAGATGTTGATCTCCGGATCGGAGAGCTTCTTCCCTTCGGCGACCAGGATCTGGGCCTGCACCAGGTTACGGCCGGTGATCATCTCGGTGACGGTGTGCTCCACCTGGATCCGCGGGTTCATCTCGATGAAAAACCAGTTGCCGTCGCCGTCGAGGAGGAACTCCACGGTCCCGGCGTTTTCGTACCGCACCTGGCCGGCGATCTTCAGGGCCGCGGTGCAGAGCTCTTCGCGCTGGTTGCGGGTCAGGCAGAGGGAGGGGGCGAATTCCACCACCTTCTGGTGCCGACGCTGGATGGAACAGTCGCGGTCGTAGAAATGGACCAGGTTGCCGTGCTGGTCGCCCATGACCTGCACCTCGATATGCTTGGGGTTCTCGATGTACCGCTCCAGGAAGACCGCCGCATTGCCGAAAGCAGCCTTGGCCTCGCTCCGGGCAGCCACGAGCCCTTCGAGGAGCTCCTTCTTGTTGCGGGCAACCCGCATGCCGCGCCCGCCGCCGCCGGCAGCCGCCTTGATGATGATCGGGTAGCCATTCTCCTTGGCAAACTTGAGCGCCGCCTCTTCGGTCTCGATCGGGTCTTCGGTGCCGGGCACCACGGGCACGCCGGCTGCCACGGCAACCTTGCGGGCGCTCACCTTGTCCCCGAGGGCGCGCTGCATCTCGGCCTTCGGCCCGATGAAGGCGATCCCGGCCCGCTCGCAGGCCTCGGCAAAGTCGGCATTCTCCGAGAGGAAGCCGTAACCGGGGTGGATGGCGTCCACATCAGCCTTCTTGGCAATGCTGATGATCTCTTCATATCCGAGATAGGCATCGATGGGGCTCTTCCCCTGCCCGACCAGGTAGGCCTCGTCAGCTTTGTAACGATGCAGGGAGAGCTTGTCCTCGTCCGAATAGATCGCCACCGTGCTGATCCCCAGCTCCGTACAGGCGCGGAAGATCCGGATTGCAATCTCGCCGCGGTTTGCTGCCATTATCTTGCGGAATTTACGTGCTCCCATGCTGTTGCCTCC is a genomic window containing:
- a CDS encoding pyruvate carboxylase translates to MGARKFRKIMAANRGEIAIRIFRACTELGISTVAIYSDEDKLSLHRYKADEAYLVGQGKSPIDAYLGYEEIISIAKKADVDAIHPGYGFLSENADFAEACERAGIAFIGPKAEMQRALGDKVSARKVAVAAGVPVVPGTEDPIETEEAALKFAKENGYPIIIKAAAGGGGRGMRVARNKKELLEGLVAARSEAKAAFGNAAVFLERYIENPKHIEVQVMGDQHGNLVHFYDRDCSIQRRHQKVVEFAPSLCLTRNQREELCTAALKIAGQVRYENAGTVEFLLDGDGNWFFIEMNPRIQVEHTVTEMITGRNLVQAQILVAEGKKLSDPEINISNQAAIDMRGYAIQCRITTEDPMNNFAPDFGTLTTYRSAAGFGVRLDAGNAFTGSKITPHYDSLLVKVTAWGLTFENAAHVMNRSLQEFRVRGVKTNIPFLENVVTHPVFLKGKCDTSFIEKHPELLAIHEKKDRATKILSFLGDVIVNGSPGVIKPLKSAELVEAIIPEIDYTKPRPAGSRDLFMKLGADGLSKWILEQKKLLITDTTMRDAHQSLLATRVRSYDILKIAEPTSYLGSGIFSLECWGGATFDVSMRFLKECPWQRLHKLSEAIPNVLFQMLLRGSNAVGYTNYPDNVVIRFVEEAAASGVDIFRVFDSLNWTKGMAVAMEAVRKTGKICEAAICYTGDITDPKRDKYPLEYYVAMAKELEQMGAHILAIKDMAGLLKPMAAYKLVTALKQNIGIPVHLHTHDTSSNGNSTLLMACQAGVDIVDASLSSISGLTAQPNLNALLAALKGTEWDPDLDYAGLQKLANYWETVREYYSPFESGLKSGTAEVYHHEIPGGQYSNYKPQVAGLGLLDRWEECKEMYYKVNKLFGDIVKVTPSSKVVGDMAMFLVKNNLDVDDVFTKSDELTFPESVVGMFKGMLGQPYQGWPVELQKIILRGEEPITCRPGELLEPVDFEAERDKAAAKVGHRLSDHDLMSYLLYPHVYPEFDKHRQEYSDTSVIPTPTFFYGLEPGQETSIDIEPGKTLIIKLNAIGKVHPDGTRHIFFELNGQQRQVVVRDQSAQSDEVEREKADKGNPKHLGAPMPGKVLKLNVKAGDTVKAGDVLMVTEAMKMETNIKAKEEGVVAAVHFKEGEKVEKEDLVIVMQ